The segment NNNNNNNNNNNNNNNNNNNNNNNNNNNNNNNNNNNNNNNNNNNNNNNNNNNNNNNNNNNNNNNNNNNNNNNNNNNNNNNNNNNNNNNNNNNNNNNNNNNNNNNNNNNNNNNNNNNNNNNNNNNNNNNNNNNNNNNNNNNNNNNNNNNNNNNNNNNNNNNNNNNNNNNNNNNNNNNNNNNNNNNNNNNNNNNNNNNNNNNNNNNNNNNNNNNNNNNNNNNNNNNNNNNNNNNNNNNNNNNNNNNNNNNNNNNNNNNNNNNNNNNNNNNNNNNNNNNNNNNNNNNNNNNNNNNNNNNNNNNNNNNNNNNNNNNNNNNNNNNNNNNNNNNNNNNNNNNNNNNNCGGGCTGCCCCTAGACGTGAGCGCCCCGGGCAGCGGCGGCCTCACCCCGCTGCACCTGGCGGCGCAGCAGGGCCACGACATGGCCATCAAGGTGCTGGTGGGTGCGCTCGGAGCCGACGCCAGCCGACGTGACCACGGCGGCCACCGCGCCTACCACTACCTGCGGCCCGACGCGCCCCCCGACCTGCGGGAACTGGCAGGAGCCGACGAGGGGGTAGAGGCTCCCGCGGTGGCGGCGGCAGCAGGCAGCGCTGGCACCGGGCGGCGCAAAGGCCCTCCCGGAAACGCCAACAACAACTGCAGCATCAGCCGCCGCAGCTGGACTGCCCCGCGGTCGGCGGCGGAGCGCAGGGAGAAGGGCTCCCGAGTGACCCACATTCAGGGATTTTTCCGGCAGCTGTTCTCCTTCTTCCAAGACCCCTGAGGGCCTGCAGATGCTGGCAGCGGCCCCCCTTCATCTCCCGCTATGTATGGCTCTCTCCCACGGGGAAGGGAGACGAGGGCACAGTCCGATGGGGCTCCTCCTGAGTCCTGAAGAAACCGAATCTCTAGCCAGGAGTTTGCCGACTCCGAAGGCAGCCCCTCCACCCTCCCGGGCGGGAGTTAGAGCTGGCCGCCCCCGTGCCTCTCCCTGATCCTCTTGGAGAAGGAGGCGAGGACGCTGCTGTTGGGGCCAGTCCTGACCTGATGGAACTGGCCTGGGAAATGGGTTCCCTTCGGTGCCCCAGTGAAATTCCAGAGGAAAACCGAGGGAACGCTTTCAGGAAGAATCGGGCCGGCAGTGGAACCCCTCCTGCAAGAACAGCTCCCACCTGTGACCTCAGAAGAAGCTGATAGACAAGCAGGGCCCATGAGGGCATACAGGGGCCAGTCTCCTGCACATTAAAAATggcaattttcttcttttcctcttcagagCTGTCTGTGCAGCTTTCTGTGGGTGcgcctgtgtgtgtgtggagggtggAGTTGCCCAAACTCCTGGTGCTGAAGGGGGCCACTTCCTGAGGCCTTAGGAGAAGGCTCTGGTGTTCAGGAGGGGCCTTCCTCTCAGCCTCGGTGTCAGGAGGAAGCACCCACAGGTGACTGTGGATCTTGAAGCCTTGCCTCCCTTTGAAATTGGAGCTTCTGGAAAGCTGGAGGCCGGGCCGAGTGCTGAGAGGAAGGATCTAAAGGGCTCGTTTGCCGTTATTTGAGTGCTGAGTCACGCTTTCTACCTCCTGCCCCTATGGATGGATGGGACAGGATGCTGTGGTGATaggcccttccccccccccccccaagtggtACTGGCTCTTTTCCTTCTTGCTTTTTGGAGTTTAACAGCTGGGGCTTTGAAAGGTGCTTGCACTTAGCACCAAATGAATTCAGAGCCTGCCTCTGGGAAAGGCAGCTGCCGCATCATGAAACTGCCCAAATCAGAGGCTGGTTTTCTCCAAAATCTTGGCCACATCCTGGGCCCGGGTAGCCCTCCCAATGTCAGGCCTGGGTTTCTTAGAATTCTCAAGCCAAGTTCTGATTCCCAGGAAATGAACTTGCTGTCAAGTCTCTGACACACACACTTGAAGGGATGCCCTGTGGGGTCATCCCTGGCCCAGTGTTCCATCCAGGACAGCAACACCCAAAAAAGCCTTGCTGGGTCTTCTTCCCTTCAGAAAGCAGCAGAACCTCAGAATTTGCCCTAACATATTCTACCCGACTCTTTTGTCAGCTGGTAGTAAATTGTGGCAGGGGAGGAGGCGGGCTGGGATGCGGGTAATTCCCAAACTCAGTCATCAGAGGCATTTCTGTGGCGGAGTCTCACTTGAAAGTTGCTTTcaggtgtgtgcatgtgtgtgtgtgtgtgtgtgtgtgtgtacgtactCACACATGTCCATAAagtttatgtgtgtatatcttgTAGATGAGGTCAAAATGCTTTTTCAACCTTCAATTCCTAAACCCCTTTGAGTGGGATCCCAAATGGACCCTACGAGATAGTGTGCTGCTGCtctaggagtcaagaagacttgccTCTGGTGCTGTGCTTGTGTGTCccaggccaagtcacttcactttaaCGCACTGGAATGAGCATTGGCTCATCCTCAGTCaaggaacctgggttcaaattccactgtTGGCACTTATTACCTGAGAGATGTTGGAcaagtctcctctctctctgccttggtttcctcatggtATCTGAAATCCCAGCTCTTGGTCTAGGATCCTATGTGTAATTCAGGCAAGTGTCTtcccctccctggacctcagtttccttttctgtaaaatgaggcaggttggactagctggcctctgaggtcttGTCCAACCCTAAATCCCTGCGCCTATGACCTCTTAGAACCCCAGGATGGCAGCTGTCCCTTCATGTCAGAAATGGAAGTCGTCCTAACTCACTGAAGATACTATCAAAtgctcacaataactctgggaggtggaTGGTGGGAAGAGTATTCccatttacagaaaaagaaagaactggaCCTCAGGGAGACAAAGGAAGCCTGAGAGCCCACTTTGGAACCAGGACTCCTTCCATTGACCTGCTTAGGGTcacacctagtaagtatctgagagaggcaggacttgaatttgactcttcctgactctcagctcAGCCACACACTATTCACTATGCAACATTGCTTCCTATAGTCCATTTTGGACTCCATGAAAGAGAATCTTCTTGCTGTAGCATAAAAAGCATCTCTCCTATAAAGGCACAcgcacgcgcgcgcacacacacgcacacacacacacacacacacacacacacacacacacacatatatatatataccaggtGGCCAAGAGTGCAATTGGAGGTTGGAATCCCTTGAAGCTTTAGGGCATTAAGGCATTTGGGCTACTCTGTCTATCTGGTCACGTCTATGTTTCCCAAAGCAACCTGAGGAGCCAGGCTGCCATGTATGAATGCCTCTTGGATTACTCAATGGCTAAGGGTTGCTCGGGCACCCTACTTCTCCCCTCTTCCAAGTAACTGAGTAGGACATGCAGGGCCAACTGTTCCCTGGAGAGTGACAAATGACTTTACAGACATCGGGTTCTGGCAATGCCCGTGTGAGGCAGTCAGTGATGTCATTATGGCTAGGGGAAGGAACGGACTTGGAGAGGGGACAGGCTTGGCGCTGTACTCCCGGAGGCTCTGACTCCAAAGGCAGGCTCCTGAATCCTACAAGGATCCCTGGTAAAAGTTTTCTTATGATGAAAAATCATTGGTTCTTGTCTCTCCCCCATTTAAAAAGAATTGACAAAATCttacaaagacttttttttttaaataaaatcttataaaaactTTGTAACAAGGACAGCTCtgtggctcaatggagagagtgcaggtctgaagtcaggaagacctgagttcaaatgtgacctcagacacttcctagctatatgaccctgggcaagtcatttaaccccatttccctagtccttgcccttcagTTTTAgaactgttactaagacagagagtaagggttaaaaaacaactGTTGGGTggcagctggatagttcagtggattgagagccaggcctagacatgggaggtcctgggctgtctgatttggcctcagacacttcctaactctgtgaccctgggctagctagtcacttaacccccattgcctagcccttaccgctcttctgccttagaaccaatacatagtattaccCTTctggtaagggtttattaaaaaaaacccgtTGTGACAAATATGGATTTTTGAGCAAAACTAAGTCCCACAgtgtccatgtccaaaaatgtacatCTCATTCTGAACCTTGACTCCATCACCCCTCTCTAGCAAAAGATGGTCTATCACTGGTCTTCTGAACTTGAGGGTGATCATGGCATTGATCAAAGTTTTAGTCTttcttaaagaattatttttcactAAAACATTGTTGCTGTATAAATTGTTGTCCtagctctgctcatttcactctgcattcgTTCACAGTGATCTTCTAAGCTTTCTCTATCATTTCTTATGCtgaaaaatattccattaaattcatgtaccagaatttgttcaaccattccccagtagGTGGGCACCCACTTAGCTTCCAGGTATTTGACTCCatgagaagatggagaagaagaagaatcttatgaatatttttaaattatttttattttcagttccatatTCTCCCCCTACCTCCATATCTCCTTCACCTATTGGGAAAGCGAGAAATGCAATACCTATCATACATATAGTCATGCAAGAATACATTTCCACAGTTGCTAGAGTGCtggacatgaagtcaggaagactcctcttcttgagttttaatctgccctcagatactaagtgtgtgaccctgggcaagtcacttaaccctatttgcctcagtttcctcacctgtaaaatgaactggaaaaggaaatggcaaaccactctagtatctttgccaaaaaacccaaacccaaagaAAGTTGCATACTAATGAAAAGACtaaatatcaacaacaaaaacctaTTTCTGCATTAGCTATgttccaaaaaaaaggaaaagaattggaaaaaatatgcttcagtcaGCACTTGAAAATCATCAGTTCTCTGATGATGGATAGCATTTGATATCATGATTACTTTGAGATTGTATCAGTCAGTtattaaatctttcacagttttCTTTCCTTGcactattgctgttattgttcttctagttctgttcacttcactttgcatcagttcacattgGTCTACCCACATTTTTTGCAacctctccatcatttctttcagaaaaataatattctatcacattgaCACCATGACTTATTCAGATGTTTcccagttgatgagcatccccttagtttctaattctttgccatgacaagaactgtcataaatatatttttccttttttaaaaattattgttggaatttttacattttaaattccaaattccagCTCCTCCTACacctactgagaaggcaagcaatataacatcaattatacatgtgaaatcatataaaacacatttccatgttaccaaaaaaaaaaggcaagaaaaaaaaagtgaaaaattatgtttcagtttgttctgagagttcatcacttctcactctggaggtggatagcatttgtcATCATGAACCCATAATTTTTTTGGATAATTGTATTGACCAGAGTAGGTAAGCCATTTACAGCTGATCATTGTTACATTATTGTTCAGATtgtatatgacagtgatggcaaaccttttagagatgtgCCATGCCTTGTCCCCAGAGACCTCATGCCATGCCCTGCCCCGTcccaccccacaccccacacatggagaaagcattcccattgggctgctgggcagagaggtgggtgatgtgaaaaaatgtcatcaggtgcaatggagagggggaaaggagcagctacatggggaatgggggtgggagggcagAGCTTGTGCCCACAGAGAACGTTCTTCATGCtgtctttggcacacatgccatagatttgcTATCACTGGTAtatgatgttcttctggtttagttcatttcactttgcattagttcatagaCGTTTTCTCAGGCATTTCTAAAACcaccctgctcatcatttcttatagcacagtagcattccatcacaatcatacaccacaacttgttcaaccattccccaattgatggacatctcttcaatgtccaattctttgtcaccacagagagagctgctttaaacatttttatacacatacatccttttcacttttctttcatctctttgggatacagacctagtagtggtattgctgaatcaaagggcatttgcagttttatagccctttagggcatagtttcaaattgttttctagaatagtTGAActacttcacaactccaccaaaaatgcaaTAGTGTAccgattttgccacattctctctagtgttagttattttccttttttgtcatcttagccaaGCTGACAGGTGTCAGATGGCCCCTTAGAGTTTTAGATTGTATTtctctctaatcaatagtgatttagagtattttttcttgtgattattgatagctttgatttcttctgaaaactgcctattcatatcctttgaccatttataaattggggaatggctattatctttaaaaaattggcTTAGTTCCCtacacatttgagaaatgaagtcttttttttttttaattttaaactcttaacttctgtgtattgacttataggtggaagattggtaaggggaATGAAGTCTATCAGACAAATTTGCCTTATTGTTGTCTTGTTGCTATAGCAAGCTATTCTAATATGATATTGAACAGTTATACTGGCAATAAtaggtatccttgcttcactcctaatcttattgggaaggttcctagtttatccccattactgATAATGCTTGATGCTGGTTTTAGATGTATACcaattatcattttaagaaaactcCATTTTttcctatgctttttagtgtttttttaatgGGACTGAGTATTGTagtttgtcaaaagtttttttctgcatctactagatagtcatatgatttttgttatgggtatggtcagttatgctgattgttttcctaatgtggaACCAACcctacattcctggtatataatgtatgatctttgtgatatattgccaTAATAATCTCCTTGCTATAATTATTGTATCAATATTTATTTGGGaaattgttctatagttttctttctttgtttttgctttctttagtTTACATATCAaagccatatttgtgtcatagaaggaatctCTGAGGACTTCTTTATCTGCCttatcaaatagtttatatagtattagaattaatttttctttaaatgtttagtagaaATCCCTTGTAAATCTatctgatcctggggatttttttcatagggagctcatttatggcttgttcaatttctttttctgagatggagttatttaagtatcctatttcctcttctgttagtctgggaaatttatatttttgtaaatatccatccatctcACTTAGATTGTCATTTTTCTTGGCATATAGTTAGGCAAAATAGCTCCTGATAATTGCTTGAATTTCATCTTCGCTGGTAGTATATTtttaccctttttatttttgctactagtaatttggttttcttttttgttttttaattaaattaaccagtgttttatctgttttattgggtttttaaaaaatgaaaccagcTCTtagttttattagtttttttaagatttcttttttgatttttaattagagatttttaatttgttctcttcctagtttttttttagttgcatgcccaattcatgaatctgctctttctctttttttgttgatataagcatttagagatatacttTTCTTCTCGAGTACTTCTTTGGCTGTATCTCACAGATTTTgttatgttgtctcattgttattctctttaatgaaactattgattgttctttgacccactcattctttaggattagattatttagtttccagttaatttttgatCTATGCTTTCAAggccctttattgaatataatttttattactttatggTCCAAAAGTggtgtatttaatatttctgcttttatgcatttgtCTGTGATCTTTTCATGCCCTAATATATGACTAATTTTTGTGATGCCATCCACAGCTGAGAAAAAGGTTTtagtatactcctttctattcctatgcAGTTTTCCCCAGAGGTCTGTCAtacttaaattttctaaaattctattcatctccttaatttctttcttatttattttatgggtAGATTTATCTCCTCTTGAGAGAGGAAtgttgaagtcccccactagtagagttttactgtttatttcctcctgtcattcatttaacttttcctttaagaatttagatgcttTGCCATTTGGtaaatatatgtttagtattgatagtCCTTCATTGTCAAGGATACTTTATTAAGATGTAGcatccctgattatctcttttcattacatctgtttttgcttttgctttgtctgagatcatgatagcTCCTCCTGCTTCAGGGCCTTACTTtaactctgtgtgtctctctatttatgggtgagttcatcccattgacattcacacttatgattactaattgtttatttcccttcctcctatttatcccttctctctcctttcaccctgACCCTCCTCAGAAGTGCTTAGAATgccctctctcctcacctctgccttgtGACTTCCTCAAATCCTATCCAATCCCACTTCCATAAAATGCTTTTTGCAGTCTCCCCACTCTAGTGtgctttccttctgttgattatcatCTAGTTATCTTGTCTATAGCTTATTTGTATGGAGttgtttcatgttgtctcccccattagactatgagctccttgagagcagggaacattttttgcctttctctatagACCTAGTGtgtatcacagtgcctggcacattgtaggtacttaataaaagcttgctgaTGATGACCTGAGCATTCTGGTTTATTACTAGTCTGTGCTACTCCCTGAACCTGCTCTAGCCTGAAGTTCATCTCACATTGGTGAGAATGGGGTTCAAATGGTATAACTG is part of the Gracilinanus agilis isolate LMUSP501 chromosome X, AgileGrace, whole genome shotgun sequence genome and harbors:
- the SOWAHD gene encoding ankyrin repeat domain-containing protein SOWAHD, producing GLPLDVSAPGSGGLTPLHLAAQQGHDMAIKVLVGALGADASRRDHGGHRAYHYLRPDAPPDLRELAGADEGVEAPAVAAAAGSAGTGRRKGPPGNANNNCSISRRSWTAPRSAAERREKGSRVTHIQGFFRQLFSFFQDP